In the genome of Thermodesulfobacteriota bacterium, one region contains:
- a CDS encoding tetratricopeptide repeat protein, with the protein MSEKDPLTKAIELFQQAYQYQMNGQLDLAIEFYKRSIEAYPTAEAYTFLGWTYSFQGKLREAIAECKKAIDTDPDFGNPYNDIGAYLIELGYYDEAIPWLERATLAKRYEPRHYPHFNLGRVYLIKGMVKKALEEFQKALDIYPDYPAAKETIDKLKYTLQ; encoded by the coding sequence ATGTCCGAAAAAGACCCTTTAACAAAGGCAATAGAGCTTTTTCAACAGGCTTACCAGTATCAAATGAACGGTCAATTAGACCTGGCCATTGAGTTCTATAAAAGATCGATAGAGGCCTATCCGACAGCCGAGGCGTACACCTTTCTAGGGTGGACATACAGTTTTCAGGGGAAGCTTCGAGAAGCTATAGCCGAATGCAAAAAGGCCATAGATACAGACCCCGATTTTGGAAATCCTTATAACGATATAGGAGCGTATTTAATCGAGCTTGGATATTATGATGAGGCCATTCCCTGGCTGGAAAGGGCCACTCTGGCTAAACGTTATGAACCTAGGCACTATCCCCATTTTAATCTAGGCCGTGTTTATCTAATTAAGGGTATGGTGAAGAAGGCGCTCGAAGAATTCCAAAAGGCTTTGGATATATATCCCGACTATCCCGCGGCTAAAGAAACAATTGACAAGTTGAAGTACACTCTGCAGTAA
- a CDS encoding 3-oxoacyl-ACP reductase family protein codes for MDIKDKVALVTGGARRVGRAISLGLAEKGANLVVNYNHSAEEAKEVVKLIRKMGREAIAVKADVSKKPEVYKLVDKALNRFGRIDILVNNAGIFFHTPFLEIPEEDWDLFMDVNLKSVFLCSQRVAITMNKQSSGKIINIADSAGGIRGWKDYIPYCVSKAGVIMLTKTMAKALAPNVQVNAVAPGPVLLPAYYLDREKKRAIDSTLLKRVGSPEDVAKAVIFLVESDYITGEIIAVDGGSLIAFPLRP; via the coding sequence ATGGACATCAAAGACAAAGTCGCACTGGTCACCGGCGGGGCCAGACGTGTTGGTAGGGCCATTTCCCTCGGCCTGGCCGAGAAAGGCGCCAATCTAGTCGTCAATTACAACCACTCGGCAGAAGAAGCCAAAGAGGTTGTGAAGTTAATCCGCAAAATGGGAAGAGAGGCTATCGCCGTAAAGGCGGATGTCTCTAAAAAGCCTGAAGTATATAAGTTGGTGGATAAAGCTCTAAACCGGTTCGGGCGTATCGACATCCTGGTGAATAACGCCGGTATTTTCTTTCACACCCCGTTTCTGGAAATCCCGGAAGAGGACTGGGACTTATTCATGGACGTAAACCTGAAGAGCGTTTTTCTCTGCTCTCAGCGAGTAGCCATAACCATGAACAAACAGAGCTCCGGAAAGATAATCAACATCGCCGACTCCGCCGGCGGAATAAGGGGATGGAAGGACTATATCCCTTATTGTGTCTCCAAGGCCGGAGTAATAATGCTTACTAAGACCATGGCAAAGGCGCTCGCACCCAATGTCCAGGTTAATGCCGTCGCACCGGGGCCGGTGCTTCTTCCTGCATACTACCTCGATAGAGAAAAGAAACGGGCTATTGATAGCACCCTTCTAAAGAGAGTGGGGTCTCCGGAGGATGTGGCCAAGGCGGTGATATTCTTGGTTGAATCCGATTACATTACCGGTGAGATAATCGCCGTCGACGGCGGCAGCCTGATTGCGTTTCCATTACGACCCTGA
- a CDS encoding MFS transporter, whose amino-acid sequence MRLTRQEREAVTITSLIIALRLLGIFLILPIFSTYAIKYPGATLTLAGIAFGIYALAQSILQIPFGWASDRFGRKPVILVGLFLLAFGSIICGIADNITQLIFARFLQGCGAVGAVAMAALGDLTRPQVRAQAFTISGIAIGVSFVVGLLGGPFLAAHFGFSSLFYILAGLSIFTMLVTVLFFPEIKSDNSKREEFRFWGLMNRVEVKKLYLSSFVVSFCLNMFFFIYPLSWTLRGFDEGELWKVYLLILIPSALIVFPYVRHAERQGKLRLPTWAGWFFMISSFLVYLAGGIQKWMLYATGSIFFLGHTLFQSLLPAFLTQRVTPENRGSATGLYNLASFLGSAVGGMLAGALYDYNHKLPLVISLVFLVAWGYIGLPTPPDPDSMK is encoded by the coding sequence ATGAGACTAACCCGCCAAGAAAGAGAAGCAGTCACCATAACCAGCCTGATCATCGCCCTCCGCCTTTTAGGAATATTTCTAATACTCCCCATTTTCAGCACATATGCCATAAAATACCCCGGAGCAACCCTGACCCTTGCCGGAATAGCGTTCGGCATATACGCCCTAGCCCAGAGCATACTCCAAATCCCGTTCGGCTGGGCCAGCGACCGTTTCGGGAGAAAACCCGTCATTCTCGTCGGTCTCTTCCTCCTGGCATTTGGAAGCATCATCTGTGGAATAGCCGACAACATAACCCAACTGATCTTTGCCCGTTTCCTCCAGGGATGCGGTGCAGTAGGCGCGGTGGCCATGGCCGCCCTGGGCGACTTAACCCGCCCCCAAGTGAGGGCCCAGGCGTTCACTATAAGCGGCATAGCTATAGGAGTTTCATTTGTGGTAGGTCTTTTGGGCGGCCCATTCCTGGCGGCGCACTTCGGCTTCAGCAGCCTTTTCTACATACTTGCGGGACTGAGCATATTTACCATGCTGGTTACCGTACTCTTTTTTCCTGAAATCAAGTCGGACAACTCCAAACGGGAGGAATTCCGATTTTGGGGATTGATGAATCGTGTCGAAGTTAAGAAGCTTTATCTTTCCTCCTTCGTAGTCTCTTTCTGCTTGAACATGTTCTTCTTCATCTACCCCTTGAGCTGGACCCTTCGCGGTTTCGATGAAGGAGAGCTTTGGAAGGTGTACCTCCTGATTTTGATACCGAGCGCTTTGATCGTCTTTCCGTATGTCCGACATGCCGAGAGACAGGGAAAGCTGAGACTGCCGACCTGGGCTGGATGGTTTTTCATGATATCGAGCTTTCTTGTCTATCTGGCCGGAGGAATACAAAAATGGATGCTTTACGCAACCGGGAGCATTTTCTTCCTGGGGCACACCCTTTTCCAATCCCTGCTCCCCGCCTTTTTAACCCAGCGGGTGACGCCGGAGAACCGAGGCTCCGCCACCGGTCTATACAACTTAGCCAGCTTCCTGGGCTCGGCCGTAGGAGGGATGCTCGCCGGGGCGCTTTACGATTACAACCATAAGCTTCCCCTAGTCATCAGCCTGGTCTTTCTGGTAGCATGGGGATACATCGGCCTTCCCACCCCCCCTGACCCCGACAGCATGAAATAA
- a CDS encoding HigA family addiction module antitoxin, whose protein sequence is MRMYDPPHPGIFLKEEVIEPLGLTITSASQVLGVTRPALSHLLNGKASLSPEMALRLEKAFGLKMDTLLRMQTSFDIAQARKTAGKIKVKRYEARA, encoded by the coding sequence ATGCGTATGTATGATCCGCCGCATCCAGGCATTTTTCTGAAAGAAGAGGTTATAGAACCTTTAGGCCTGACCATTACAAGCGCCTCTCAGGTTCTCGGGGTGACCAGACCAGCCTTGTCCCATCTGTTAAATGGTAAGGCATCCCTGTCGCCAGAAATGGCCCTTCGCCTCGAAAAGGCCTTTGGCCTTAAGATGGATACTCTGCTAAGGATGCAGACATCATTTGATATTGCCCAAGCCAGAAAGACGGCCGGTAAAATAAAAGTAAAACGCTATGAAGCCCGGGCTTAG